A window of Adhaeribacter arboris genomic DNA:
TAAGGATATAATTAGCCAGCAAGCTATAGGTTTCTCCTTTCGCTGCTTCGTATTCCGGACCAGGTTCGTGATGGTCGGTGCCCCCCCGAATTTCCTGATTTACAAAATTATTAAAGGATATGCCAAGCTGGAATTTGCGCTCCAGGTTATAATCGGTGGTAATGTTCCAGGTATAAGGGGTGCTGGAGTTTTCGCCGTTTGGGTAGTGTAAATAACCAAACCAATGCGGTATATGATTAGGGATACCCGAAATAGCGTAAGCATTTTTAATGCTTTGATATGTCATTACGCTGGCCCAGCCTCCGCCTAGGGCAACATGAAACCGGGAGGGAGCCAGCGTACTTACATCACGTCGGGCGCCTACGACTAACCCCATAATAGTTAAAGGGGTAGCCACTATAAACAGATCTACTACCGCGTGAAGGGGCCTAGGTACCACCTTGCCATTGGCTAACACCCATTCCTTTCCGGATAATCCTAATACAATGCCTCCGGTACCGCCAATAGCAAAACCAAATAATGCTCCTCGCCCAGGCGTATTCATTATTCTTTTGGTTTTTAATAATTCCGGTAGTAGAGGAGTATTGAGTTTTGACTTGCTTACAATAGGATTGGCGCTGCTATCGAAAACCGCATTATATTCGGCATTAGCCAAAAGCTGGGCATTGCTCCGAAAGGAAGATAACAGCAGGCAGAACAGCAGGATTAAGAATTGCGTCCGAAAAAAATGATTGTTTTTCATAGGGCTTAGATTTAGTACAAGAGATTCAAACCAAATTGCACTTGAGTTAAAGGCTCCAAGGAAACATTGCCCGAAGACCAGCCATTTGTTTTCCGGTCGCCTTCTAAAAACCACTCGAACTGGTTCGATAACGGAGCCGCAATTCCCAGTTTTACAATTCCCCCGGCCGTACCTCCTTCGGAGCGGAACAATTGGTCTTTGGGTTGCATCCACATGCCAAGTGCTCCAGTCAGGAATACTTTTTTCATCGGAAAACGATGTACTTCCAGATCTATCCCCGGGAAATGACGCTCCCGGTTTTTATAATCGTGGTAGGTAAAAAATACATTCCATTTATTTTGCTGGAGGTAAATATTGTAATCGATAACCCGGCCAAAAGAAACTAAATTGTGCACCAGGCTAAAGTTGTAATGAAATGGCTGGCTGTTAAAAGGGCTGATTGCCCGGAAACGGGCAAAGCCAAAATTATGCGGCGAAACCAGGTTCAGCCACACTAACCGCGATTGTTTTTTTAAATAATTTAATTCTTCTGAGGTCAAATCTTCTTTGCCAATATACCGGTCTACCCCAGTGCCATACGGATGCGCTCCGCCATTATTACCCCGGTTTTGGTAAGGTTCTTCCGGCCGGAACAAATCATAGACCCAGGGAGTAAATTCCACACCGGAAATATCTCGTGCATCCGCAGTTAATTCACTTTTATTACGCTCGTCAATGTCTTGGTCGTAATTCTTTTGCCGGAATTCATTCACGTACTGGATGGTAATAATGGTATTTAGCAGGTTAGGAATTATATCGCGATAACTGGGCGTGCCGTAGAAAAAAGCATCTTTCTTAAGCTGTTCAATTACTTCCAACTGGGCTTCGTGGCCAATGCCTTTATTCCGGACAAACTCCGCCGGATAATCTCTTTTAAAATTTATCAGATCCTGGTCGCTAACATTTTTGGTGGCAATTCTTTTTTTAAAAAAGCGGAAGTCGTTGGCCTGGTTGTAGCTGGATATTCCCCGGAGGCGCAGTACTGCCCGGTGGGCTTCCTGGTGCTGCCAGGCCGTTCCGCCCGGCAGATAGGTATAAATGACATTAAAAGCCAGAATAGACCCGGTAGTGAGTACTTTTCCCCAGAAAGGATGAACAGGCTCCAGGGCGTTACCTAAAGTGGTATTTACAACCTGGTGCACCGCCACGGTATTGTTAATGGATTGATTTAAGCTCGGCCAGTAATATCCATTTTTAAAATTAAGCGGATAATCTGCCAAATAAATATTTATAGGCCGATTGGCCGGAGTTAAAGGAGTAGGAAAACTATCTGGTATTTGTGCCTTCGCGCAAATGCCAGAAAAGAGCAGGGGTACTAACCCAAAATGAATAATTTTTAAGAATAAATTTTTCATAAATTAGGGCAGTTGGGAATTGCCAATCCTAAAAGTTTTCTTTATTGCCTCAATCACCACGTATTGTTAAATAAATGAAGGATGGATGATAAGGGTGTTGGGGCTGTTTTATTATTCTGAGGAGTCTTTTGTTATACAATAACTATATATCAAACTACCTTGGCGAATAGCCGGACAAAAGGAGGAAGTAGTTAGGTTTAGTAACCCTAACTTTTTTTATTTTTTTAGATTCTACAATTCTTCTTAAAAGAACAGGAATCCGGGAAGTATTTATTTAATAAGGTAAGTTAAAACTGGGATTGTTGCTTTAGTTGTTCTGCTTGAAAGGATAAAATAGAGTATTATGGTAAATGGATGTTTCAAACACAAATTTATTCAAATCAATAGGTATTCGGCTAATACAGTAGATCAACTAGTTTCCATCCTATTTAGGTGAATGAAAAGGTAGATAATAATATTTAACGAAAGGTATGTCCATCGTAAGCTAATGTCAATACTGATTTTTCAGTATTTTAAATCAATTTTCCCCGCTTTTCTCTTAAAATAGGCTGACTAAAAAGTATCTAGCTAAGCATCGTTTTCCTGGAACAGAGATTATTACATTTGATTTGACGTATAAAGTTATTCGGGAATTTGTTAGGCCGAGTAGGAGGGGAGAGTCAATGGCTTGGCTATTTTGCGTTAAGGTAGCATACGTGTTATAAGGCAGAGGTTTCCTGCAAATAATTTTACTTTCGCAAAGTACCATGAGTCTGGCGCCACAGCACTACTTTTATCATTCATCTATTTACTTAATTTCTTCCGTTTCGCATCAGATTATATCAGCCCCCATTCATTAACTGCAACGTGGAAGCTTTTTCCAAATACGCGACCAGGTGGTGGCGATAAAATATAGGAAAACTTTCAACCAGACGTACTACTTATAGTTTCACACTAAATTTTATATCTGAGTAATTAATTATAATTGGTAAAGCCGGGTGCAGCCTTTTGTCTAAGATAAGAAATTTTAGAAGATTTTAGTTGTAAGTAAGGAGTGCGTTTAACATTCTCCGAGTACTCTATACTAGGTATTTATCCAGGAGTTAACTTGTGTTTAATTCTGTTCTACTACTTATATTTTCATTGTAAATTTAAAGTGTATTTTGCCTTAAAATAGGTTGGCAAAATCGTCTTACACCAGAGCAAATATAAGAATTGAGCTTGTCGAATTTTACGTAAGCTTAATTTTAGGTCTGTGTATTATCTATAAGAAGCCCATACACTAGATTAAATCTAAATACCAAATAATGACATATAAATAATCTTTCATTAGTCATTATTTGCATGTTAGAATCGCATAATACATAATTTTATAGCTAATCACATTTTCTTCCAGCTAGGATAAGCCGTCAATGACTGAAAAATACTGAAAAATCAGTATTGCATTATAATCTAATTCAAGGCAACTTTCATGTTCATATTGCAAATTTTACCCGAACCTTTAATGTTATTGAAAAATAAGAACCGGGAATAACTCATGAAAGTGCAGAGCTCTGTTCAATTAAAAAAGTAATTTATGAAAGTAATATTCCAGATTTTATCATTATGCTTTTTAGGATTGCTTCCGCAAAAAGGATATTCACAAAAAAATTGGAAATTAGTAGAAAACAAAAATGGCATTATGATCTTTACCCGGTTGGCTTTTAGTAGTAAGTTTAAAGAAGTAAAAGTTGTAACAGATCTACCCGGAACTACAAAACAATTAATTAACACCATTCTAGATGTAGAAAATCATAGAACTTGGGTGTATGGAGTGAAACAAGCTTATCCTATAGAAAAACAGAACAATAGCCCCTTTATTTACTACTGCGAATACAGTTTGCCATTGGTTACCGATCGGGATATGGTTTTAGAAATAAAGTATTCAGAAGGTTCTAAAAATCAACAAGCCGTAATGGAAATAAATAGTATTCCTGAAAAATTACCAGAGAAGAAGAACCTGATAAGAATTTCCAAGTTATTTGCTAGTTGGGAAATATTTCCAATGTCAGATAAAAAGATGAAAGTTACCTACATTCTTCGTGTTGATCCGGCAGGGGAAATTCCAGCTTTTATTTATAACCCTATAGTAACAAGAGGTCCTTATAAATCTTTCATGAAATTAAAAACAATGCTGCAATAGTAAAAACCATTATCAAAATTTACGGAGTCTATGTTTAACAATCACTATCAAATTTTTTTTTAAAAACGCAGCCTAATTACAAATAGATTGGTATTTTATTGATAAAGCAGGCTAAATCTAACTATAATAATCTATGGAGGCTAATAACGAATTTCAGCCTATCGAAAAAGATACATCAGCCTGGTTTAGTCCAATTGTTATTACCGCAGTTTTTCTTATAATTTCTGTTGTTATACTTATTGGAGCAACTTTATTTGGATTTAATAAAGGCGATATATTAGGTCAATTAAAAAACGGTGAATATGCGAGAGGGCTAATTACGTATCTATTTTCCATTGGAACCATTGGCTCTTTTGTAGTTTTAATCCTGGCTGCGCTTGTAGGAAAGGGATCGAAGGAAGAACGTGAAGATAGATTTAAAAATGCCAAAGATGTTTTTTCTTTACTGATCGGGATATTTGGTTCAATTATAGGTTTTTACTTTGGTTCTATTATCGCGGAGAAAGAAATAGCTGCTCCGCAAATTGTTGTGGCAGAACCGATAGTTGAACGGACAGACCCCTTAAACTTTACTATAATGAGTCACATTAGTGGCGGAGTTCCTCCTTATTTTTACTATATCAAAGTTAAAAATAATGATTCTATGCCTATCAAGCGTACTAAAGAATGGATAAGAGAGGATATACTCAAAACTATGTTAAAGTCCGATAGTGTTTTTCAAATTACCTTGTCGGTATTTGATACAAAAGGGGACTCTATAGTTGTCCAAAAAGAAGTACTACGACCAAAAAATTAGTAAAACTTTTAGGAAAGTATTAAATAAAACGTCCTTTTTCCAGAGATTAGAACTGCCATAAACCCGCTGTAATTACTCCTCCTGTACCAAAACTACATATAAAGACTTTTTTACCTTCAATATTTGATTCGGAATGCTTTAAAGCAAGGCCTATGGATGCAGTACCACAGTTACCTGTCAACTCCGATACGTTTACAAAATTTATTCCTTCTATTTCAAAAATATCTTGAAGATGTTTAATTATTTTGGTATTTACTTGATGTAAAATCATGACGTCAGGTCTAGAACGACTTTCAGATAAAAATTCTTCGTAAAAAAACTTTGCCTCTTTAATTAACTTTAAGGCTA
This region includes:
- a CDS encoding START domain-containing protein, which encodes MKVIFQILSLCFLGLLPQKGYSQKNWKLVENKNGIMIFTRLAFSSKFKEVKVVTDLPGTTKQLINTILDVENHRTWVYGVKQAYPIEKQNNSPFIYYCEYSLPLVTDRDMVLEIKYSEGSKNQQAVMEINSIPEKLPEKKNLIRISKLFASWEIFPMSDKKMKVTYILRVDPAGEIPAFIYNPIVTRGPYKSFMKLKTMLQ